In Pseudoxanthomonas indica, the following are encoded in one genomic region:
- the fmt gene encoding methionyl-tRNA formyltransferase, which yields MRIVFAGTPAFAVPSLGAAHARNEVVAVYTQPDRPAGRGRGLTASPVKLDAVQRGIPVLQPLSLRKASTQQALRALQPDLMIVVAYGLILPQAVLDIPRFGCWNVHASLLPRWRGAAPIQRAIEAGDSHTGVCLMQMEAGLDTGPVLLSQSLAIGENETGGQLHDRLAELGARVLADGLGLLRAGIRPVAQRQPEEGAVYASKLEKHEARLDWSQPAELLARKVRAFEPWPVAEAQLAGERLRIHGAIAVPVAHGAAPGTILAANRQGIDVACGEGALRLRVIQREGGKAITAADYLNARRDLVSP from the coding sequence ATGAGAATCGTGTTTGCCGGTACGCCGGCTTTTGCCGTCCCCAGCCTGGGTGCGGCGCATGCCCGCAATGAAGTGGTCGCGGTCTATACCCAGCCGGATCGGCCCGCTGGCCGCGGGCGCGGACTGACCGCCTCGCCGGTCAAGCTGGATGCGGTGCAACGCGGCATCCCGGTGCTGCAACCGCTGTCCCTGCGCAAGGCCAGCACGCAGCAGGCGCTGCGCGCGCTGCAGCCGGATCTGATGATTGTGGTGGCGTACGGGCTGATCCTGCCGCAGGCCGTACTCGACATTCCGCGCTTCGGCTGCTGGAACGTGCACGCCTCGCTGCTGCCGCGCTGGCGTGGCGCCGCGCCGATCCAGCGCGCCATCGAAGCCGGCGACAGCCACACCGGCGTCTGCCTGATGCAGATGGAGGCCGGTCTGGACACCGGCCCGGTGCTGCTGTCGCAAAGCCTGGCGATTGGCGAGAACGAAACCGGCGGACAACTGCATGACCGCCTGGCCGAACTGGGCGCGCGCGTGCTGGCCGATGGTCTGGGCTTGCTGCGCGCCGGCATCCGCCCGGTCGCGCAACGGCAGCCCGAAGAGGGCGCCGTGTACGCCAGCAAGCTGGAAAAGCACGAGGCCCGCCTGGACTGGTCGCAGCCGGCCGAGCTACTGGCGCGCAAGGTCCGTGCTTTCGAACCCTGGCCGGTGGCCGAAGCCCAGCTGGCAGGCGAACGCCTGCGCATCCACGGCGCCATTGCGGTGCCGGTGGCGCATGGCGCCGCGCCCGGCACCATTCTGGCTGCCAATCGCCAGGGCATCGACGTGGCCTGCGGCGAAGGCGCGCTACGCCTGCGGGTGATCCAGCGCGAAGGCGGCAAGGCCATCACCGCCGCCGATTACCTCAACGCGCGCCGCGACCTGGTGAGCCCGTGA
- the def gene encoding peptide deformylase, producing MALLPILEFPDPRLRTKAVPVDPATVTEPAFQRLLDDMFETMYDAPGIGLAASQVDVHQRFMVIDISEEKDEPQVFINPEILSRDGEQVYQEGCLSVPGIFADVTRANEITVRYVDRQGQSREIPADGLLAVCIQHEMDHLEGKLFVDYLSPLKREMVRKKLAKSRKHVA from the coding sequence ATGGCCCTGCTTCCCATCCTCGAATTCCCTGATCCCCGGCTGCGCACCAAGGCGGTGCCGGTCGATCCCGCGACGGTCACCGAACCGGCCTTCCAGCGCCTGCTCGACGACATGTTCGAGACCATGTACGACGCCCCGGGCATCGGCCTGGCGGCCAGCCAGGTGGACGTGCACCAGCGCTTCATGGTGATCGACATCAGCGAGGAGAAGGATGAGCCGCAGGTGTTCATCAACCCGGAGATCCTGAGCCGCGACGGCGAGCAGGTCTACCAGGAAGGCTGCCTGTCGGTTCCCGGCATCTTTGCCGACGTGACCCGCGCCAACGAAATCACCGTGCGCTACGTGGATCGCCAGGGCCAGTCCCGCGAGATCCCGGCCGATGGCCTGCTGGCCGTCTGCATCCAGCACGAGATGGATCATCTGGAAGGCAAGCTGTTTGTCGATTACCTGTCGCCGCTCAAGCGCGAGATGGTGCGCAAGAAGCTGGCCAAGTCGCGCAAGCACGTCGCCTAA
- a CDS encoding queuosine precursor transporter — protein MSLFAPASRKYAIPAILMMAIIVLLSNYLVQFPLNDWLTWGAFSYPLSYLVTDVVNRLVGPGLARRVVVVGFVLAVLCSIWLATPRIAAASGAAFLFSQLTDIEVFNRLRRSRWWIAPLSSNTVAACLDTVIFWGIAFVGVSEHWLSWAVGDLMVKLAMATLVILPFRLLTRRKAGVPLEWRR, from the coding sequence ATGTCACTGTTCGCGCCCGCCTCCCGCAAGTACGCCATTCCCGCCATCCTGATGATGGCGATCATCGTGCTGCTCTCCAATTACCTGGTGCAGTTTCCACTCAATGATTGGTTGACTTGGGGCGCCTTCAGCTATCCGCTGTCCTATCTGGTCACCGACGTCGTCAACCGGCTGGTCGGGCCGGGCTTGGCGCGGCGCGTGGTGGTGGTGGGTTTCGTGCTCGCGGTGCTGTGTTCGATCTGGTTGGCCACGCCGCGCATCGCCGCCGCCTCGGGCGCGGCCTTTCTGTTTTCGCAACTGACCGATATCGAAGTGTTCAATCGCCTGCGCCGCTCACGCTGGTGGATTGCGCCGCTGTCTTCCAACACCGTGGCCGCTTGTCTGGACACGGTGATTTTCTGGGGCATCGCCTTTGTCGGCGTCAGCGAACACTGGTTGAGCTGGGCAGTGGGGGATCTGATGGTCAAGCTGGCGATGGCGACGCTGGTGATCCTGCCGTTCCGCCTGCTGACCCGGCGCAAGGCGGGCGTGCCGCTGGAGTGGCGGCGCTGA
- the rsmB gene encoding 16S rRNA (cytosine(967)-C(5))-methyltransferase RsmB — MSQVAGAPVRALAARVLDAVVHRGRSLKGELAHALPQLVDVRDRALTEAICFTALRQRTRYDQALAQWMPRPLGARDGELRALLWVGLAQLDELALPPHAALSATVEAARLLRRPHQAGMVNALLRRAQREGIAAADPSLAWPAWLRTQVERDWGERAGTIFEQSLRAAPLWLRVNPEHSTPAVYLQVLGEELPDVQASLSPLLANGVRIDTPVAVSALPGFDLGVVSVQDGSAQQVADALQPAIGARVLDACAAPGGKAAHLLERDPTLQLLALDMDARRLRRVQETLTRVGAHARTQVADAGAPSTWWDGQAFDAILLDAPCSATGVVRRQPDILMHRRESDIDALIATQARLLDALWPLLKPGGELLYATCSILQRENQQQIDDFLTRTDDAQAVALDERFGQVAGAGRQRLPGEDGMDGFFYARLRRSG, encoded by the coding sequence GTGAGCCAAGTGGCCGGCGCGCCCGTGCGGGCCCTGGCCGCGCGCGTACTGGATGCGGTCGTCCACCGCGGCCGTTCGCTCAAAGGCGAACTGGCCCATGCATTGCCGCAGTTGGTCGATGTGCGCGACCGCGCGCTGACCGAAGCGATCTGTTTTACCGCGCTGCGCCAGCGGACCCGCTACGACCAGGCGCTGGCCCAGTGGATGCCGCGCCCACTCGGCGCGCGCGATGGCGAACTGCGTGCCCTGTTGTGGGTGGGACTGGCGCAACTGGACGAGTTGGCGCTGCCACCGCACGCCGCCTTGTCGGCCACGGTGGAAGCCGCGCGCCTGCTGCGCCGTCCGCATCAGGCGGGCATGGTCAATGCACTGCTTCGGCGCGCGCAGCGCGAGGGTATCGCCGCTGCCGACCCCAGCCTGGCCTGGCCCGCGTGGTTGCGCACGCAAGTCGAGCGCGACTGGGGCGAGCGGGCCGGCACGATCTTCGAACAAAGCCTGCGCGCCGCGCCGCTGTGGTTGCGGGTCAATCCCGAGCATTCCACGCCTGCGGTATATCTGCAGGTGCTGGGTGAGGAGTTGCCGGACGTGCAGGCCAGCCTGTCGCCGCTGCTGGCCAATGGCGTGCGCATTGATACGCCCGTGGCTGTCAGTGCGCTGCCGGGCTTCGATCTGGGTGTGGTGTCGGTGCAGGACGGTTCGGCACAGCAGGTGGCTGATGCCTTGCAGCCGGCCATCGGTGCGCGCGTACTGGATGCCTGTGCGGCCCCCGGCGGCAAGGCCGCGCATTTGCTGGAACGCGATCCCACCTTGCAGCTGCTGGCGCTGGACATGGACGCGCGGCGATTGCGACGCGTGCAGGAAACCCTGACCCGGGTCGGCGCCCATGCCCGTACCCAGGTGGCCGATGCCGGTGCCCCATCGACCTGGTGGGATGGCCAGGCGTTCGACGCGATTCTGCTGGATGCCCCCTGTTCGGCCACCGGTGTCGTGCGGAGGCAACCGGACATCCTGATGCATCGACGGGAAAGCGACATCGACGCATTGATCGCCACGCAGGCGCGCCTGCTCGATGCGCTCTGGCCGCTGCTCAAGCCGGGTGGGGAATTGTTGTATGCCACGTGTTCGATCCTGCAGCGGGAAAACCAGCAGCAAATCGACGACTTTCTCACCCGCACGGACGATGCCCAGGCCGTGGCACTCGATGAGCGCTTTGGCCAAGTGGCCGGCGCGGGGCGCCAGCGTTTGCCCGGGGAAGACGGCATGGATGGTTTCTTCTACGCCCGCCTGCGCCGGTCCGGGTGA
- a CDS encoding outer membrane protein OmpK, translating into MSLLDSTFRRALLAAGVFCGASLAPTDAWANDLLQFSDFRVTAQGGGDFVLEPSHMTTLTLEQTTGWNFGDVYWFVDQSWYANGPDASGNASSWYGEFSPRLSFAKLSGRAPGEGLIRDVLIAATLEHGRDARLTTAQLIGLGVDFNLPGMDYANANVYARKQVHEGDFDTWQLTLAGARHFSVGGQRFLVDGFIDYVAPGGSRHWNLHVSPQVKWDLGARSGSPDRWYAGVELHYWKHKFGVAPIPGVKTTDETVGLIVQRRF; encoded by the coding sequence ATGTCCCTTCTCGATTCAACCTTCCGCCGCGCCCTGTTGGCCGCCGGCGTTTTCTGCGGCGCGAGCTTGGCCCCCACCGACGCGTGGGCGAACGACCTGCTGCAGTTCTCCGACTTCCGGGTCACCGCGCAGGGTGGCGGCGATTTCGTGCTGGAACCTTCGCACATGACCACGCTGACGCTGGAGCAAACCACAGGCTGGAACTTCGGCGACGTGTACTGGTTCGTCGATCAATCCTGGTACGCCAACGGCCCCGATGCCAGCGGCAATGCGTCCAGCTGGTACGGCGAGTTTTCGCCACGTCTGAGCTTTGCCAAGTTGTCCGGCCGGGCGCCGGGCGAAGGTCTGATCCGCGATGTGCTGATCGCGGCGACGTTGGAGCACGGGCGCGATGCGCGCCTGACGACGGCGCAACTGATCGGCCTTGGCGTGGATTTCAATCTGCCCGGCATGGACTACGCCAACGCCAATGTGTACGCGCGCAAGCAGGTGCACGAAGGCGATTTCGACACCTGGCAACTCACCCTGGCCGGCGCGCGGCATTTCAGCGTCGGTGGTCAGCGGTTCCTGGTGGACGGCTTCATCGATTACGTCGCCCCCGGCGGTTCGCGTCACTGGAACCTGCATGTCAGCCCGCAAGTGAAGTGGGATCTCGGTGCGCGCAGTGGATCGCCAGACCGGTGGTACGCGGGTGTGGAGCTACACTACTGGAAGCACAAGTTTGGTGTGGCGCCGATCCCTGGCGTGAAAACGACCGATGAGACCGTGGGACTGATCGTGCAACGCCGCTTCTAG
- the dprA gene encoding DNA-processing protein DprA, with protein sequence MSQDHAPLLRLLMSGGALAPRRALLERHGTPAAALAAGPRAWRDAGLDPQQRASLHAPDRDVLSHALAWLDHPGHHLLGWHEPDYPALLRRCSSPPVALFVDGDPTALWRPLVAIVGSRAATATGRDHAAFFSRAFVDAGLAVASGLASGVDAAAHEAALAREAGCTVAVVGTGPDLTYPAQNRPLHRRIARQGAVVSEFVPGTHARTSHFPSRNRILAALSLGTLVVEAGEKSGALITARQAAECGREVFALPGSIRHPLSRGCHRLIREGAGLVEEPGEVIEALSGPARDLGHLLRARLHETESQHVPGSATAPSQLSPDYQCLWLALGPDPTPMDCLLERTGLTVASLSSMLLAMELDGWISVEHGRYSRRS encoded by the coding sequence ATGAGCCAGGACCATGCCCCGCTGTTGCGGTTGTTGATGAGCGGAGGCGCATTGGCGCCCCGTCGCGCGCTGCTGGAACGGCACGGCACGCCGGCCGCGGCCCTGGCCGCCGGTCCGCGCGCATGGCGTGACGCCGGCCTGGATCCGCAACAGCGGGCGAGCCTGCATGCGCCTGATCGGGATGTGCTGTCCCACGCCCTGGCCTGGCTGGATCATCCCGGGCACCATCTGCTCGGTTGGCACGAGCCCGACTACCCGGCGCTGTTGCGTCGTTGCAGCAGTCCGCCCGTCGCACTGTTCGTGGATGGCGACCCGACGGCACTGTGGCGCCCTTTGGTGGCCATCGTGGGCAGCCGTGCGGCCACGGCCACCGGCCGTGACCATGCGGCGTTTTTCAGCCGCGCCTTTGTCGACGCCGGCCTCGCAGTGGCCAGTGGCCTGGCCAGCGGGGTCGATGCCGCCGCGCACGAGGCGGCACTGGCCCGTGAAGCAGGCTGCACGGTGGCGGTGGTCGGCACCGGGCCGGATCTGACCTACCCCGCGCAAAACCGCCCGCTGCACCGGCGCATTGCCAGGCAAGGCGCGGTGGTCAGCGAGTTCGTTCCGGGCACCCATGCCCGCACCAGCCATTTCCCCAGCCGCAATCGCATCCTGGCGGCGCTGTCCCTGGGCACCCTGGTGGTCGAGGCCGGCGAAAAGTCCGGCGCGCTCATCACTGCCCGTCAGGCGGCAGAATGCGGCCGCGAGGTGTTCGCCCTGCCCGGCTCCATCCGTCACCCGCTGTCGCGGGGCTGCCATCGCCTGATCCGCGAGGGTGCCGGGCTGGTGGAGGAGCCGGGCGAAGTCATCGAAGCCCTGTCCGGACCCGCCCGCGACCTAGGTCACCTGCTGCGCGCGCGCCTGCACGAAACTGAATCACAGCACGTTCCCGGGTCGGCAACCGCGCCCTCCCAGCTCAGCCCTGACTACCAGTGCTTGTGGCTGGCGCTGGGCCCAGACCCAACCCCTATGGATTGTCTGCTTGAAAGGACCGGATTGACGGTTGCCTCACTGTCCTCCATGCTGCTGGCCATGGAACTGGATGGGTGGATTTCGGTCGAACACGGCCGATATAGCCGTAGAAGCTAG
- a CDS encoding DUF494 family protein, which produces MKESILDVLLYLFEHYFTEDADPIRDRDSLQNGLIQAGFSPAEINKAFDWLDALAEQRPGAAQPRVGGPTRIFHGPELEKLDVEGRGFLMFLEQHGILDADQRELVLDRAMALDQDELDLDDLKWVVLMVLFNQPGSEAAYAWMETQMFVDEPEPVH; this is translated from the coding sequence ATGAAAGAGAGCATTCTTGACGTCCTGCTTTACCTGTTCGAACACTATTTCACCGAAGATGCGGACCCGATCCGCGACCGCGACTCCCTGCAGAACGGGTTGATCCAGGCAGGCTTCAGTCCCGCTGAAATCAACAAGGCCTTCGATTGGCTGGACGCGCTTGCCGAACAACGGCCGGGCGCGGCGCAGCCGCGCGTGGGCGGGCCGACCCGCATATTCCATGGTCCGGAGCTGGAAAAGCTCGATGTGGAAGGCCGTGGCTTCCTGATGTTCCTGGAGCAGCACGGCATCCTGGATGCGGATCAGCGCGAGCTGGTGCTGGATCGGGCGATGGCCCTGGACCAGGACGAGTTGGATCTGGATGACCTCAAGTGGGTCGTGTTGATGGTGTTGTTCAACCAGCCTGGCTCGGAAGCCGCCTATGCCTGGATGGAAACCCAGATGTTTGTCGACGAACCCGAACCGGTACACTGA
- a CDS encoding GYF domain-containing protein, whose amino-acid sequence MAQWFYSEGPNRNIGPLTEQEIGDAFRRGLVMADTPVWREGMAQWQSLRNVAAELGLQGLLTAAPAGMSMPPPLPASAAPATRPAYAAPRPAPAATGMSRGVVIALVCVVGGFMLIAVLGILAAIALPAYSDYVAKSKLMQAGQAAAQLRPAIAAQWVDGVCPSNESPGFQAPEAYASPLIESITIGQFEDGSCGLELRPRGIREPIDGKAVWWSMEPRSQQWTCNSEIPDRYLPLECRG is encoded by the coding sequence ATGGCGCAGTGGTTCTATTCGGAAGGGCCGAACCGGAATATTGGCCCACTCACTGAGCAGGAAATTGGCGACGCTTTTCGTCGCGGCCTGGTGATGGCCGACACGCCGGTCTGGCGCGAAGGCATGGCGCAATGGCAGTCCCTGCGCAACGTCGCAGCGGAGCTGGGCCTGCAAGGCCTGCTCACCGCTGCACCCGCCGGCATGAGCATGCCGCCCCCCTTGCCCGCCTCCGCGGCACCTGCCACACGTCCTGCCTATGCCGCACCACGGCCGGCACCCGCTGCAACGGGCATGAGCCGGGGTGTGGTGATTGCGCTGGTCTGCGTGGTCGGCGGTTTCATGCTGATCGCCGTGCTGGGCATCCTGGCCGCTATCGCGTTGCCCGCGTATAGCGACTACGTCGCCAAATCCAAACTGATGCAGGCCGGCCAGGCAGCGGCGCAGCTGCGCCCGGCGATTGCCGCGCAATGGGTCGACGGTGTGTGTCCGAGCAACGAATCACCGGGCTTCCAGGCGCCCGAAGCCTATGCCAGTCCGCTGATCGAATCGATCACCATCGGCCAATTCGAGGACGGCAGCTGTGGCCTGGAACTGCGGCCGCGCGGCATCCGTGAGCCGATCGACGGCAAGGCGGTGTGGTGGTCGATGGAACCACGCTCGCAGCAGTGGACCTGCAACTCGGAAATCCCCGACAGATACCTGCCCCTGGAGTGCCGCGGCTGA
- a CDS encoding RDD family protein: protein MSTWYYASAERQQLGPVSTDELKQYFHSDRIGMETLVWRDGMLHWRPLQELAEQLGLLPAIAASEVASALPVVAPPVLSRTAIEPAAAADSGFEPIAQGPATIEGAAPSWAPASTPAPAAPAAPAQTPAPTPTPRAGHEGRAVFSLGTEPSPAPAPVYARAAVDPGTVAAAGNPYAAGYSDLHNPAPVARASEFVVNAGFWKRVAASVIDSIILAVAGGLCAELFGALISDLFSGGELAEIIMTAICAILINATYHAWFHSTLLYATPGKMAVGIKVLRSNGEPISFLRALGRFFATALSAIPLGLGYVMAAFTARKQALHDLISDTVVVDKWAYTNEPERQRTELGTVTVIVLALYGVAILLIFLAFFMLGLSGMMGRV from the coding sequence ATGTCTACCTGGTACTACGCCAGCGCCGAGCGGCAACAGCTCGGCCCGGTGTCTACAGATGAATTGAAGCAGTACTTCCACAGCGATCGGATCGGGATGGAAACCCTGGTCTGGCGCGATGGCATGCTGCATTGGCGCCCCTTGCAGGAGCTGGCCGAGCAGTTGGGACTGTTGCCGGCCATTGCCGCGAGCGAAGTCGCCAGCGCCTTGCCTGTGGTGGCGCCGCCGGTGCTTTCGCGCACCGCGATCGAGCCGGCTGCCGCCGCCGATTCCGGGTTCGAACCGATCGCGCAAGGCCCCGCGACGATCGAAGGGGCCGCACCCTCATGGGCGCCAGCTTCGACGCCAGCACCCGCTGCACCGGCAGCGCCGGCGCAGACGCCAGCGCCCACGCCGACACCGCGTGCCGGCCATGAAGGTCGCGCCGTTTTCAGTCTCGGCACCGAGCCTTCTCCCGCTCCCGCACCCGTTTACGCCCGCGCCGCCGTCGATCCCGGCACGGTCGCCGCCGCCGGCAATCCCTATGCGGCGGGATACTCGGACCTGCACAACCCTGCACCGGTGGCCCGCGCCAGCGAATTCGTCGTCAACGCCGGATTCTGGAAGCGCGTCGCCGCCTCCGTGATCGACAGCATCATCCTGGCGGTGGCCGGCGGCTTGTGTGCCGAATTGTTCGGCGCGTTGATCTCGGATCTGTTCAGCGGCGGCGAACTCGCCGAGATCATCATGACCGCCATCTGCGCGATTCTCATCAACGCGACTTACCACGCGTGGTTCCATTCGACCCTGCTGTATGCAACGCCCGGCAAGATGGCGGTGGGCATCAAGGTGTTGCGAAGCAACGGCGAGCCGATCAGTTTCCTGCGTGCGCTGGGCCGCTTCTTTGCCACCGCGCTCAGCGCCATCCCGCTGGGCCTGGGCTACGTCATGGCCGCTTTCACCGCACGCAAGCAGGCCTTGCATGACCTGATCAGCGACACCGTGGTGGTGGACAAGTGGGCCTACACCAACGAGCCGGAACGCCAGCGCACGGAGCTGGGCACCGTCACGGTGATCGTGCTGGCGCTTTACGGCGTGGCGATCCTGCTGATCTTCCTCGCATTCTTCATGCTCGGTCTGAGCGGCATGATGGGTCGCGTCTAG
- a CDS encoding O-antigen ligase family protein — protein sequence MIFENGLYAFAVGLLIASVLQWRADRGAGTPTPVPLRAVLGLAVLVIAWASLSAFSHDKPLRVLDNLFRLLLMPWCAWLAWRTGESRRGLWAGALVGISIAFCIASWQMEAGSLRAGGNRNPLVFANLILVLLAIALTTGRVASLRSAKVVAVIFTLLAGAAIAFSGSRGSLLAWALLATTALVFRGDPLHRRRRIVLGGVAAALVVGLIAMSPALQAPLRLDKVSSDLARFAAGDADSPIGARLQFLQLAWQSFVAHPWQGVGIEEFGQVVQQWSGCQARPAMGMCALEHAHNDLAEWAATLGLPGALALLAIYGVPLALFVGIIRRADPRSPNLAAWGGVAVIAVYLWCGLTQSMFAHAATATAYALFTGVLLGIALHDAEPAA from the coding sequence TTGATCTTCGAAAACGGCCTGTACGCCTTCGCCGTGGGCCTGCTGATCGCCAGCGTGTTGCAGTGGCGCGCGGATCGCGGCGCCGGCACGCCCACGCCCGTACCCTTGCGCGCCGTACTGGGGTTGGCCGTGCTCGTCATTGCATGGGCGTCGTTGTCCGCCTTCAGCCATGACAAGCCCCTGCGCGTCCTCGACAACCTGTTCCGACTCTTGCTGATGCCCTGGTGCGCCTGGTTGGCCTGGCGCACCGGCGAGTCGCGCCGTGGCCTGTGGGCGGGCGCGCTGGTGGGCATCTCCATTGCCTTCTGCATCGCCTCCTGGCAGATGGAGGCGGGCTCGCTGCGTGCAGGCGGCAACCGCAATCCGCTGGTGTTCGCCAACCTGATCCTGGTGCTGCTGGCGATCGCGTTGACGACCGGACGCGTTGCCAGTTTGCGCAGCGCCAAGGTGGTCGCCGTGATCTTCACCCTGCTCGCGGGCGCGGCCATCGCCTTCTCCGGAAGTCGTGGCAGCTTGTTGGCCTGGGCGCTGCTCGCCACCACGGCGCTGGTGTTCCGCGGTGACCCGCTGCATCGTCGTCGACGCATCGTGTTGGGCGGCGTGGCGGCGGCGCTGGTGGTGGGATTGATTGCGATGTCGCCGGCCTTGCAGGCGCCCTTGCGGCTGGACAAGGTCAGTTCGGATCTGGCGCGGTTTGCGGCCGGAGATGCGGATTCGCCGATCGGCGCGCGCCTGCAATTCCTGCAATTGGCCTGGCAGAGTTTCGTGGCGCATCCCTGGCAGGGCGTGGGCATCGAGGAGTTCGGACAGGTCGTGCAGCAGTGGTCCGGCTGCCAGGCGCGACCGGCCATGGGCATGTGCGCACTCGAGCACGCCCATAATGATCTGGCCGAATGGGCAGCCACGCTTGGGCTGCCGGGGGCATTGGCGCTGCTGGCCATCTACGGCGTGCCGTTGGCCCTGTTTGTCGGGATAATCCGTCGCGCCGATCCGCGTTCGCCCAACCTGGCGGCGTGGGGCGGGGTAGCGGTGATCGCGGTGTATCTGTGGTGCGGATTGACGCAGTCGATGTTCGCGCATGCCGCCACGGCCACCGCCTATGCCTTGTTCACCGGCGTGCTGCTGGGGATTGCCCTGCACGACGCCGAACCTGCTGCCTGA
- a CDS encoding LysM peptidoglycan-binding domain-containing protein translates to MFKSFRTVLAVAAFTVGSYAVAADLSGSHPDTYVVKRGDTLWDISAKFLKKPWLWPEIWQANPQIKNPHLIYPGDVLSLAYLDRVAVQAGPREEQPLNAIPLSDVEPFLKNLSVADSFRELPYVAGLEENQLRATAGQLVYVLGLDQAQVGERYAVVRPTQRYTQTHVNSSGEYLTYSEDLDFRGRRIKGAPAGGLDSLWNSSALADGGPVELLGYELEQVNVGTVTRGLVPGTETISLTLQDSGKEVRVGDRIVPVQAKPYDLQFFPHAPSVGISEGKLQIAAVASALVAGGPRDVVAISGGSREGLDNGTVLSIWRQGSHVNNDVRWPNSSRLDDQPRSGAGRVSLPDEYVGHVMIFRTFEKVSYGLVMEGIKPSHVGYELKHPDATY, encoded by the coding sequence ATGTTTAAAAGTTTTCGTACGGTTCTCGCCGTTGCGGCGTTCACCGTGGGGTCCTATGCCGTTGCCGCCGACCTGTCGGGCAGCCATCCGGACACCTACGTGGTCAAGCGCGGCGATACCTTGTGGGACATCTCTGCCAAGTTCCTGAAGAAGCCCTGGCTCTGGCCGGAAATCTGGCAGGCCAACCCGCAGATCAAGAATCCGCATCTCATCTATCCGGGTGACGTGCTGAGCCTGGCCTATCTGGATCGCGTGGCGGTACAGGCCGGTCCGCGCGAGGAACAGCCGCTCAACGCCATCCCGTTGTCGGATGTCGAGCCGTTCCTGAAGAACCTGAGCGTGGCCGACAGCTTCCGCGAACTGCCCTACGTGGCAGGCCTGGAAGAAAACCAGCTGCGCGCCACCGCCGGCCAGCTCGTCTATGTTCTGGGCCTGGACCAGGCGCAGGTCGGCGAGCGCTATGCGGTCGTTCGTCCGACCCAGCGCTATACCCAGACCCACGTGAACTCCAGCGGCGAGTACCTCACCTACAGCGAGGACCTGGACTTCCGCGGTCGCCGCATCAAGGGCGCGCCGGCCGGTGGCCTGGACAGCCTCTGGAACAGTTCGGCCCTGGCCGATGGTGGCCCGGTCGAGCTGCTGGGCTATGAGCTGGAGCAGGTCAATGTCGGTACGGTCACCCGCGGCCTGGTGCCGGGCACCGAGACCATCAGCCTGACCCTGCAGGACAGTGGCAAGGAAGTCCGCGTGGGCGATCGCATCGTGCCGGTGCAGGCCAAGCCGTACGACCTGCAATTCTTCCCGCATGCCCCCAGCGTGGGCATTTCGGAAGGCAAGCTGCAGATCGCCGCTGTCGCCTCGGCGCTGGTGGCCGGTGGTCCGCGTGATGTGGTCGCCATTTCCGGCGGCAGCCGCGAAGGCCTGGACAACGGCACCGTGCTGTCCATCTGGCGGCAGGGCAGCCACGTCAACAATGACGTGCGCTGGCCGAACTCCTCGCGTCTGGACGACCAGCCGCGTAGTGGCGCCGGTCGCGTCAGCCTGCCGGACGAGTACGTCGGCCACGTGATGATCTTCCGCACCTTCGAAAAGGTCAGCTATGGCCTGGTGATGGAAGGCATCAAGCCCAGCCATGTGGGCTACGAGCTCAAGCATCCGGACGCCACCTACTGA